One Solanum lycopersicum chromosome 4, SLM_r2.1 DNA window includes the following coding sequences:
- the LOC138347941 gene encoding secreted RxLR effector protein 161-like: MVNCKDAATPMNINEKFCRDDGSEMENATYFRSLVGGLNYMSHTRQDISFSVGVISRFMHNPSKLHLGAAKRVLRYIVGTTEHGIWYSKVTNFTLTGFTDSDYAGNIFDEGKSTSGFLFNLGSGAISWSSKKQEVVALSTSEAEYIATTSVACQAVLLRRLVSYFNQKPVGATKIFCDNISAIAMTKKPAFHSRTKHIDIRYHYIRGLVSTGEITLKSCDTNEQLADIFTKSLPQAKHEFFRGQL, from the coding sequence ATGGTAAATTGTAAAGATGCTGCTACGCCAATGAATATTAATGAGAAGTTTTGTCGTGATGATGGTTCTGAAATGGAAAATGCAACTTATTTTAGAAGTCTGGTAGGTGGTTTGAACTACATGTCTCATACAAGACAAGACATCTCTTTCTCTGTTGGAGTCATATCGAGATTTATGCACAATCCAAGCAAGCTTCACCTTGGAGCTGCAAAGAGAGTGCTGAGATATATTGTTGGGACAACAGAGCATGGGATTTGGTATTCTAAGGTAACAAATTTCACACTAACTGGCTTTACTGATAGTGACTACGCAGGCAACATTTTTGATGAAGGAAAGAGCACATCTGGTTTCTTGTTTAATCTTGGATCTGGAGCAATTTCATGGAGTTCAAAGAAGCAGGAAGTAGTGGCCTTATCAACTTCAGAGGCTGAATATATTGCAACAACCTCTGTAGCTTGTCAAGCAGTTTTGTTAAGGAGACTTGTTTCATACTTTAATCAAAAACCAGTTGGTGCGACTAAGATTTTTTGTGACAATATATCTGCTATTGCGATGACGAAGAAGCCAGCATTTCACAGTAGAACAAAGCACATTGATATTCGCTATCACTATATTCGAGGTCTTGTTTCTACTGGAGAAATTACTTTGAAGTCTTGTGATACAAATGAGCAACTAGCAGACATCTTCACGAAGTCACTTCCGCAAGCAAAGCACGAGTTCTTCAGAGGTCAACTTTGA